A part of Cannabis sativa cultivar Pink pepper isolate KNU-18-1 chromosome 6, ASM2916894v1, whole genome shotgun sequence genomic DNA contains:
- the LOC115724657 gene encoding probable polygalacturonase At1g80170 isoform X2: protein MGGSGTIVLILGLVSATMSCSNSYKSLHIFNVLDYGALSNGITDDSKAFLKAWTAACDNPRAENPTVVIPNRNFLLNPVVFRGPCQAKNINFLILGRILAPTSTTAWEGLNPSQWLAFQGITGLNIAGPGWIDGRGSGWWDQSCKYHPTLEGCTKLAPTAVKLVSCKNSSLSDIHFINSSQTHVLIMLCDGIKISDLTIQAPYNSPNTDGIHVHASQNLIINNIVIGTGDDCISIGDYTSNVQISQIQCGPGHGISIGSLGRGGNSVQVENIYVSRVYLNGTTNGARIKTWQVGNGYVRGAIFEQFYCTYVKNPIIIDQNYCFIRGACQELSNHCLYWNFIVENSAKVCQT from the exons ATG GGTGGCTCTGGCACTATTGTTCTCATTCTTGGTTTAGTTTCAGCTACAATGTCTTGCTCCAACTCGTATAAAAGCCTACACATTTTCAATGTATTGGATTATGGAGCCCTGAGTAATGGCATAACAGATGATTCAAAA GCATTTTTGAAGGCATGGACTGCAGCTTGTGATAACCCAAGAGCTGAAAATCCAACAGTGGTCATTCCAAACCGGAATTTTCTGCTTAACCCAGTTGTGTTTAGAGGTCCATGCCAAGCTAAGAACATCAATTTTCTG ATTCTAGGCAGGATTTTGGCACCAACTTCAACTACAGCCTGGGAAGGGCTAAACCCAAGTCAATGGTTGGCTTTTCAGGGCATAACCGGGCTTAACATCGCCGGTCCGGGTTGGATTGATGGCCGGGGTAGTGGTTGGTGGGATCAGTCATGCAAGTATCATCCTACCCTG GAAGGATGCACAAAACTGGCCCCAACA GCAGTAAAGCTTGTATCATGCAAGAACAGCAGCCTCAGTGATATTCATTTCATCAATAGCTCTCAAACCCATGTGTTGATAATGCTTTGTGATGGAATAAAAATCAGTGATTTGACAATTCAAGCTCCTTATAACAGTCCCAATACTGATGGTATCCATGTTCATGCCTCTCAGAATCTGATTATCAACAACATTGTAATAGGAACCG GGGATGATTGTATTTCTATTGGGGACTATACTTCTAATGTACAAATATCCCAAATTCAATGTGGACCAGGTCATGGAATAag CATTGGAAGCCTAGGAAGAGGAGGAAACTCTGTGCAGGTAGAGAACATTTATGTGAGTAGAGTTTATCTCAATGGAACTACAAATGGAGCTCGAATCAAGACATGGCAG GTTGGCAACGGTTATGTCCGAGGGGCGATTTTCGAGCAGTTCTACTGCACTTATGTGAAAAACCCAATTATTATTGATCAAAACTATTGCTTCATCAGAGGTGCCTGTCAAGAACTg TCGAACCATTGCTTGTACTGGAATTTTATTGTCGAAAATTCAGCTAAAGTCTGTCAAACCTGA
- the LOC115724657 gene encoding probable polygalacturonase At1g80170 isoform X1 has product MGGSGTIVLILGLVSATMSCSNSYKSLHIFNVLDYGALSNGITDDSKAFLKAWTAACDNPRAENPTVVIPNRNFLLNPVVFRGPCQAKNINFLILGRILAPTSTTAWEGLNPSQWLAFQGITGLNIAGPGWIDGRGSGWWDQSCKYHPTLEGCTKLAPTAVKLVSCKNSSLSDIHFINSSQTHVLIMLCDGIKISDLTIQAPYNSPNTDGIHVHASQNLIINNIVIGTGDDCISIGDYTSNVQISQIQCGPGHGISIGSLGRGGNSVQVENIYVSRVYLNGTTNGARIKTWQVGNGYVRGAIFEQFYCTYVKNPIIIDQNYCFIRGACQELQRGVQISNVSFSDFYGTASTDVAINLNCSRTIACTGILLSKIQLKSVKPEHNLTSICTNAHGYSLGGVAPSSCLQS; this is encoded by the exons ATG GGTGGCTCTGGCACTATTGTTCTCATTCTTGGTTTAGTTTCAGCTACAATGTCTTGCTCCAACTCGTATAAAAGCCTACACATTTTCAATGTATTGGATTATGGAGCCCTGAGTAATGGCATAACAGATGATTCAAAA GCATTTTTGAAGGCATGGACTGCAGCTTGTGATAACCCAAGAGCTGAAAATCCAACAGTGGTCATTCCAAACCGGAATTTTCTGCTTAACCCAGTTGTGTTTAGAGGTCCATGCCAAGCTAAGAACATCAATTTTCTG ATTCTAGGCAGGATTTTGGCACCAACTTCAACTACAGCCTGGGAAGGGCTAAACCCAAGTCAATGGTTGGCTTTTCAGGGCATAACCGGGCTTAACATCGCCGGTCCGGGTTGGATTGATGGCCGGGGTAGTGGTTGGTGGGATCAGTCATGCAAGTATCATCCTACCCTG GAAGGATGCACAAAACTGGCCCCAACA GCAGTAAAGCTTGTATCATGCAAGAACAGCAGCCTCAGTGATATTCATTTCATCAATAGCTCTCAAACCCATGTGTTGATAATGCTTTGTGATGGAATAAAAATCAGTGATTTGACAATTCAAGCTCCTTATAACAGTCCCAATACTGATGGTATCCATGTTCATGCCTCTCAGAATCTGATTATCAACAACATTGTAATAGGAACCG GGGATGATTGTATTTCTATTGGGGACTATACTTCTAATGTACAAATATCCCAAATTCAATGTGGACCAGGTCATGGAATAag CATTGGAAGCCTAGGAAGAGGAGGAAACTCTGTGCAGGTAGAGAACATTTATGTGAGTAGAGTTTATCTCAATGGAACTACAAATGGAGCTCGAATCAAGACATGGCAG GTTGGCAACGGTTATGTCCGAGGGGCGATTTTCGAGCAGTTCTACTGCACTTATGTGAAAAACCCAATTATTATTGATCAAAACTATTGCTTCATCAGAGGTGCCTGTCAAGAACTg CAAAGAGGAGTTCAAATAAGTAATGTGTCATTCAGTGACTTTTATGGGACAGCAAGCACTGATGTGGCTATCAATCTCAATTGCAGTCGAACCATTGCTTGTACTGGAATTTTATTGTCGAAAATTCAGCTAAAGTCTGTCAAACCTGAACATAACCTCACCTCTATTTGCACCAATGCTCATGGTTATAGCTTGGGAGGGGTTGCACCAAGTTCTTGTCTTCAAAGCTAA